A single region of the Streptomyces sp. ITFR-16 genome encodes:
- a CDS encoding DUF1345 domain-containing protein — translation MKRLLPFSAVTRLAASVAVGAVTGVVVGALTTTALGLLAGIAMVETAFVVAGWLALWPMDAARTHHHARRDEFRPVTEELAVVGSALCGLVGIVLLLVLGRSDLGHAAAATALCGVFMAWAALHLMYATRYAYLYYRDPEGGIDFNSAARPRYIDFLYFSYNLGMTYQVSDTNVSDSAFRAIVLRHCLLSYVFGASILATTINLVAGIVTG, via the coding sequence ATGAAGCGCCTGCTGCCGTTCTCCGCCGTCACCCGGCTCGCCGCCTCAGTGGCCGTCGGGGCGGTGACCGGCGTGGTCGTCGGCGCGCTGACCACCACCGCGCTGGGCCTCCTGGCCGGCATCGCCATGGTGGAGACCGCCTTCGTCGTGGCCGGGTGGCTCGCCCTGTGGCCCATGGACGCCGCCCGTACGCACCACCACGCCCGGCGTGACGAGTTCCGTCCGGTCACCGAGGAGCTGGCCGTCGTCGGATCGGCCCTGTGCGGGCTGGTGGGCATCGTGCTGCTGCTCGTGCTCGGCCGCTCGGACCTGGGCCACGCGGCGGCAGCCACGGCGCTCTGCGGGGTCTTCATGGCCTGGGCGGCGCTCCATCTGATGTACGCCACCCGCTACGCGTACCTCTACTACCGGGACCCGGAGGGCGGCATCGACTTCAATTCCGCCGCCCGGCCCAGGTACATCGACTTCCTCTACTTCAGTTACAACCTCGGCATGACCTACCAGGTCTCCGACACCAACGTCTCCGACTCGGCGTTCCGCGCGATCGTCCTGCGGCACTGCCTGCTGTCCTATGTGTTCGGCGCCAGCATCCTGGCCACCACCATCAACCTCGTCGCCGGAATCGTCACCGGCTGA
- a CDS encoding SgcJ/EcaC family oxidoreductase, translating to MTTQPAAHAADIEAINQLVATVEHAQRNKDPEEFIGLFHPDAIWTTGHGKVLIGLDAIAEFTRAVLPASNWDGEVTYEAVHVFFIRPDVAAVKVRQRYRAPETEAEGAPLYVVSRQDDGRWLLTACQNTEVVAA from the coding sequence ATGACTACGCAGCCTGCGGCGCACGCCGCAGACATCGAAGCGATCAACCAGCTCGTCGCCACCGTCGAGCACGCCCAGCGGAACAAGGACCCGGAGGAGTTCATCGGCCTGTTCCACCCCGACGCGATCTGGACCACGGGGCACGGCAAGGTGCTCATCGGACTCGATGCGATCGCGGAGTTCACCCGGGCGGTGCTGCCCGCCTCGAACTGGGACGGTGAGGTCACCTACGAGGCGGTCCATGTCTTCTTCATCCGCCCGGACGTCGCGGCGGTCAAGGTCCGCCAGCGCTACCGGGCCCCGGAGACGGAGGCGGAAGGGGCACCGCTCTATGTGGTCTCCCGGCAGGACGACGGCCGCTGGCTGCTCACCGCCTGCCAGAACACGGAGGTCGTCGCCGCCTGA
- a CDS encoding IclR family transcriptional regulator C-terminal domain-containing protein yields MADHAGPEPVAAVRRALRLLEAAGSHGGQATAQQLAREAGLPPVTVNELLPMLVQDGYLTELGDGTYVLAERESPPGAQHGRELLARVRPLMTALRNDLASAVYLTLYEDGEIRVLEIVDSARAPRVDLWVGFEDAGHATALGKSVLRELDEEARADYLSRHSLTGLTPRTITHREELIQELDAAPAAPLVMDREEYARGTTCIAVPVYRGEQIGSLGISFRSDRMYRTSRVRKGLLSSAIRVSRGLSLPPD; encoded by the coding sequence ATGGCTGACCACGCCGGCCCCGAGCCCGTCGCGGCTGTCCGTCGCGCGCTCCGCCTGCTGGAGGCCGCCGGATCGCACGGCGGCCAGGCCACCGCGCAGCAGCTCGCCCGCGAGGCCGGACTTCCCCCGGTCACGGTGAACGAGCTGCTGCCCATGCTGGTCCAGGACGGGTACCTGACGGAGCTGGGCGACGGCACGTATGTGCTCGCCGAGCGGGAGTCCCCGCCGGGCGCCCAGCACGGCCGCGAGCTGCTGGCCCGGGTCCGCCCCCTCATGACCGCCCTGCGGAACGACCTCGCGTCGGCCGTCTATCTGACGCTGTACGAGGACGGGGAGATCCGGGTCCTGGAGATCGTCGACAGCGCGCGGGCCCCCCGGGTGGACCTCTGGGTGGGCTTCGAGGACGCCGGGCACGCCACGGCCCTCGGCAAGAGCGTGCTGCGGGAGCTGGACGAGGAGGCCCGCGCCGACTATCTCTCGCGCCACTCCCTGACCGGCCTCACGCCCCGGACCATCACGCACCGGGAAGAGCTCATCCAGGAGCTGGACGCCGCACCGGCGGCGCCGCTCGTCATGGACCGCGAGGAGTACGCGCGCGGGACGACCTGCATCGCGGTGCCCGTGTACCGGGGCGAGCAGATCGGCTCCCTCGGGATCTCCTTCCGGTCGGACCGGATGTACCGCACCAGCCGGGTCCGCAAGGGGCTGCTCTCGTCTGCCATCCGCGTGTCCAGGGGCCTGTCGCTGCCTCCCGACTGA
- a CDS encoding transcriptional regulator gives MSADGDRAASPALDEAIHHPSRLAVSAFLSACAEADFATVRDRCGLSDSALSKIATALEAAGYVQIRKGHVGRRPRTWLSLTPAGRDALDRHVAALQQIAEAARGAGAAVTEEADGATG, from the coding sequence GTGAGCGCCGACGGCGACAGAGCCGCGTCCCCGGCCCTCGACGAGGCCATCCACCACCCAAGCCGGCTGGCGGTCTCCGCGTTCCTCTCCGCGTGCGCCGAGGCCGATTTCGCGACGGTACGCGACCGCTGCGGCCTGTCCGACTCGGCGCTGAGCAAGATCGCCACGGCGCTGGAGGCCGCCGGCTACGTACAGATCCGCAAGGGCCACGTCGGGCGGCGTCCCCGCACCTGGCTCTCGCTCACTCCCGCCGGGCGCGACGCGCTGGACCGCCATGTCGCCGCCCTCCAGCAGATCGCCGAGGCGGCCCGCGGCGCGGGCGCGGCGGTCACGGAAGAGGCCGACGGCGCCACGGGCTGA
- the ligD gene encoding non-homologous end-joining DNA ligase: MTPNHADASGAPSPIAPMLAVPGPLPVPDAEWAFEAKWDGARCVVTTAGDGTLRLTSRAGNDVTPTYPELHALGDVLRGHGVVLDGEIVALDASGRSDFGRLQRRMGIINQRRAARLALDFPAHLIVFDVMFLDGRPLTALPYEERRLALSGLALAGPHWSVPSYVHGSGARAWDAVVSGGLEGVVAKRLSSPYTPGLRSPHWRKTKRVETLDVIIGGWTQRKGAPEGVPGAVLVGLEGPEGLRYAGSVGSGMSEIELGELKAYLTVIGRRTPPFVDPVDVAGAHWVEPRLVAEVTASEWTAAGRLRHPVWQRLRPDLTRLG, from the coding sequence ATGACCCCGAATCACGCGGACGCCTCCGGGGCGCCGTCGCCGATCGCGCCGATGCTGGCCGTGCCGGGCCCGCTGCCCGTGCCGGACGCGGAGTGGGCGTTCGAGGCCAAGTGGGACGGGGCCCGCTGTGTGGTGACCACGGCGGGGGACGGCACCCTGCGGCTGACCTCACGGGCCGGCAACGACGTCACCCCGACCTACCCGGAGCTGCACGCGCTGGGCGACGTGCTGCGCGGCCACGGGGTCGTCCTGGACGGCGAGATCGTGGCCCTGGACGCGTCCGGGAGGTCCGACTTCGGCCGGCTCCAGCGCCGGATGGGCATCATCAACCAACGGCGTGCGGCACGCCTCGCGCTGGACTTCCCCGCCCATCTGATCGTGTTCGACGTGATGTTCCTCGACGGCCGCCCGCTGACCGCTCTTCCGTACGAGGAACGCCGCCTGGCCCTGTCCGGGCTGGCCCTGGCCGGTCCGCACTGGTCGGTGCCGTCGTATGTGCACGGCAGCGGGGCGCGGGCCTGGGACGCCGTGGTGAGCGGGGGCCTGGAGGGCGTGGTCGCCAAGCGGCTCTCCTCCCCGTACACCCCGGGCCTGCGCTCACCCCACTGGCGCAAGACCAAGCGGGTCGAGACGCTTGATGTGATCATCGGTGGCTGGACCCAGCGCAAGGGTGCGCCCGAGGGGGTCCCGGGAGCGGTGCTCGTCGGCCTGGAGGGTCCGGAGGGACTGCGGTACGCGGGGTCCGTGGGCTCGGGGATGTCCGAGATCGAACTCGGTGAGCTCAAGGCCTATCTGACGGTGATCGGGCGCCGGACACCGCCGTTCGTCGACCCGGTCGACGTGGCCGGCGCCCACTGGGTCGAGCCCCGGCTCGTCGCGGAGGTGACCGCGTCGGAGTGGACCGCCGCCGGGCGGCTGCGGCACCCGGTCTGGCAGCGGCTGCGGCCGGACCTGACCCGGCTGGGCTGA
- a CDS encoding serine/threonine-protein kinase has translation MDALRPRDPARIGAYELLARLGAGGMGEVFLGRSPGGRLVAVKVIRDEISEHPEALARFRREVATVETVRSAYTAQLIEASLGTSPYWLATEYVAGPTLRGAVGEHGPFPPDSALRLLAALAEGLAAVHVHGVTHRDLKPQNVILSPQGPQLIDFGIARGLGQTALTKDGTAPGTPGYAAPEVLLRNETGPAADVFALGATLAYTATGRPPFGTGEEAAVSFRTVYEDIDVAGVRPDLAALIRACVDKDPARRPDPAAVIAGCAVDSPLAADPHYRRVAHATEPVPGSVPAVEDAPPETVLLPEAGPTAPPDRDDRQRSPGRGPWGRFWLAVCAVAVAVPLTVWLLPEGDQRQAAGAGGGGSGAPASAGPSASGRPAGATPAGRPPDHIVNDRDSKDRWVLSEDPVEASQGGGSCERDLPDAFPPSGLMSSVSHTTGSDTASLLVHTKGAGKGKRPAPYYVSIGVRPPHETDPATGRPLKSVGKGIGFTSRPVDLYAHWNSGGSVRLSYPEDFRAHFGDRAVEAIPVGDDRGDWTVVIYHVEGAPTKYTSVSCNGFHA, from the coding sequence GTGGATGCACTGCGGCCCCGGGACCCCGCGCGAATAGGCGCCTACGAGCTGCTTGCCCGCCTCGGCGCGGGCGGCATGGGGGAGGTGTTTCTCGGCCGGTCACCGGGGGGCCGGCTGGTGGCCGTGAAGGTCATCCGCGACGAGATCAGCGAGCACCCCGAGGCGCTGGCCCGCTTCCGACGGGAGGTCGCGACCGTCGAGACCGTGCGCAGCGCGTACACGGCGCAGCTGATCGAGGCCTCGCTCGGCACGTCCCCCTACTGGCTGGCCACCGAGTACGTCGCGGGGCCCACCCTGCGCGGCGCGGTGGGGGAGCACGGCCCCTTCCCGCCGGACAGCGCGCTGCGGCTGCTCGCGGCCCTGGCCGAGGGGCTCGCCGCGGTCCATGTCCACGGCGTCACGCACCGGGATCTCAAGCCGCAGAACGTCATCCTCTCGCCGCAGGGCCCGCAGCTGATCGACTTCGGGATCGCCCGGGGCCTCGGACAGACGGCTCTCACCAAGGACGGGACGGCGCCGGGCACACCCGGATACGCGGCCCCCGAGGTGCTCCTGCGCAACGAGACCGGCCCGGCGGCGGACGTCTTCGCGCTGGGTGCGACGCTCGCGTACACGGCCACGGGCCGCCCCCCGTTCGGTACGGGTGAGGAGGCGGCGGTGAGCTTCCGGACGGTGTACGAGGACATCGACGTGGCCGGCGTCCGGCCCGACCTGGCCGCCCTGATCCGCGCGTGCGTCGACAAGGACCCGGCGCGGCGCCCGGATCCGGCCGCCGTCATCGCCGGATGCGCGGTGGACTCGCCGCTGGCGGCCGACCCGCACTACCGCAGGGTCGCGCACGCCACCGAGCCCGTGCCCGGTTCCGTTCCGGCCGTCGAGGACGCCCCGCCGGAGACCGTCCTGCTCCCCGAGGCGGGTCCCACCGCACCTCCGGACCGGGACGACCGGCAGCGGAGTCCGGGCCGGGGGCCCTGGGGGCGTTTCTGGCTCGCGGTGTGCGCGGTCGCCGTCGCCGTGCCGCTGACGGTGTGGCTCCTGCCCGAGGGGGATCAGCGGCAGGCCGCCGGCGCCGGCGGTGGGGGAAGCGGCGCGCCCGCTTCCGCCGGGCCCTCGGCCTCCGGCCGCCCGGCAGGCGCCACCCCGGCCGGGCGGCCGCCGGACCACATCGTGAACGACCGGGACTCCAAGGACCGCTGGGTCCTGTCGGAGGACCCGGTCGAGGCATCGCAGGGCGGCGGTTCATGCGAACGGGACCTCCCCGACGCCTTCCCGCCGAGCGGCCTGATGTCCTCCGTCTCGCACACCACGGGCTCGGACACGGCCTCACTGCTGGTGCACACCAAGGGCGCCGGCAAGGGCAAGCGGCCGGCGCCCTACTACGTGTCGATCGGGGTGCGGCCCCCGCACGAGACCGATCCGGCCACGGGACGGCCGCTCAAGTCCGTGGGCAAGGGCATCGGTTTCACCAGCAGGCCCGTCGACCTCTACGCCCACTGGAACTCCGGCGGGAGCGTGCGGCTCAGCTACCCCGAGGACTTCCGGGCCCACTTCGGCGACCGTGCCGTGGAGGCGATCCCGGTGGGCGACGACCGGGGCGACTGGACCGTGGTGATCTACCACGTCGAGGGCGCGCCCACGAAGTACACCTCGGTCTCGTGCAACGGGTTCCACGCCTGA
- a CDS encoding organic hydroperoxide resistance protein translates to MDTLYTAVATATHGRDGRAVSSDGKLDLQLAVPVEMGGNGQGTNPEQLFAAGYAACFASALGVVGRQAKVDVTDAAVTGEVGIGKQGEGFGLAVTLRVELPESVDEATGRKLVEQAHQVCPYSNATRGNIPVELVIE, encoded by the coding sequence ATGGACACGCTCTACACCGCCGTCGCCACCGCCACCCACGGCCGGGACGGCCGCGCCGTCAGCAGCGACGGCAAGCTGGATCTGCAGCTGGCCGTGCCGGTGGAGATGGGGGGCAACGGCCAGGGCACCAACCCGGAGCAGCTCTTCGCCGCCGGTTACGCCGCGTGCTTCGCCAGCGCGCTGGGCGTCGTCGGCCGGCAGGCCAAGGTCGACGTCACCGACGCCGCCGTGACCGGCGAGGTGGGCATCGGCAAGCAGGGCGAGGGCTTCGGCCTCGCGGTCACGCTGCGCGTGGAGCTGCCGGAGAGCGTCGACGAGGCCACCGGCCGCAAGCTGGTCGAGCAGGCCCACCAGGTCTGCCCGTACTCGAACGCGACCCGCGGCAACATCCCCGTCGAGCTCGTCATCGAGTAG
- a CDS encoding MarR family transcriptional regulator, whose protein sequence is MTATPSSARTAPSEADYLRLDQQICFSLNAASRAFGSVYRVLLKDLGLTYPQYLVMLVLWEHGELPVKKLGEHLRLDSGTLSPLLKRLEAAGLVRRERSVEDERSVHAHLTDEGTALRERALLVPRRIAAATGFDLDEISELRDRLNRLTAALDASAEQSPA, encoded by the coding sequence ATGACCGCAACGCCCAGCTCCGCCCGCACGGCCCCGTCCGAGGCCGACTACCTGCGTCTCGACCAGCAGATCTGCTTCTCCCTGAACGCCGCGTCGCGCGCCTTCGGCAGTGTCTACCGGGTCCTCCTGAAGGACCTCGGGCTCACCTATCCGCAGTACCTGGTGATGCTGGTGCTCTGGGAGCACGGCGAGCTGCCGGTGAAGAAGCTGGGGGAGCACCTGCGGCTCGACTCCGGCACGCTCTCCCCGCTGCTGAAGCGGCTGGAGGCGGCGGGCCTGGTGCGCCGCGAGCGCAGTGTCGAGGACGAGCGCTCGGTGCACGCGCATCTCACGGACGAGGGCACCGCGCTGCGCGAGCGGGCGCTGCTCGTGCCGCGCAGGATCGCCGCCGCGACCGGCTTCGACCTCGACGAGATCAGTGAGCTGCGGGACCGCCTGAACCGGCTCACGGCCGCCCTGGACGCATCGGCGGAACAGAGCCCGGCCTGA
- a CDS encoding methyltransferase domain-containing protein codes for MESGSPPTAASVFDAVGADYERAFAGSAAHRASLEQLLKLLAPHSRVLDVGSGTGRPTAETLTGAGHEVLGIDVSPVMVDLASRQVPEAEFRCADVRELALEEGSFDAVCIYFSLLQMSRAEQTELLRAVGRALRPGGHLAVATVPLDVEGVDGTFMGRPVRVSSFGEADFTALVAEAGFTVLEQESGMFVPDHPEAVPEPHLFLLARR; via the coding sequence ATGGAATCGGGTAGTCCCCCCACCGCGGCGTCGGTGTTCGACGCCGTCGGCGCCGACTACGAGCGGGCGTTCGCCGGATCGGCCGCACACCGCGCCTCGCTGGAGCAGTTGCTGAAGCTCCTCGCGCCGCACAGCCGGGTCCTGGACGTCGGCAGCGGGACGGGGCGGCCGACGGCCGAGACGCTGACCGGCGCCGGCCACGAGGTCCTCGGCATCGACGTCTCCCCCGTAATGGTGGACCTCGCCTCGCGGCAGGTGCCGGAGGCCGAGTTCCGCTGCGCCGACGTCCGTGAACTCGCGCTGGAGGAGGGGAGTTTCGACGCGGTCTGCATCTACTTCTCGCTTCTCCAGATGTCCCGCGCCGAGCAGACGGAGCTGCTGCGCGCCGTCGGGCGCGCGCTGCGGCCCGGCGGGCATCTGGCGGTGGCGACCGTGCCGCTGGACGTGGAGGGCGTGGACGGGACGTTCATGGGCCGGCCGGTGCGGGTGAGCAGCTTCGGGGAGGCGGACTTCACCGCGCTGGTGGCCGAGGCCGGCTTCACGGTCCTGGAGCAGGAGAGCGGCATGTTCGTCCCGGACCATCCGGAGGCCGTCCCCGAACCGCATCTCTTCCTTCTCGCCCGGCGGTAG
- a CDS encoding FAD-dependent monooxygenase: protein MIDLLVAGGGPAGLAAAIRAAGLGMETVVVEPRTAPIDKACGEGIMPSGVAALRSLGVALSGHPLHGIRYVEGPRSAVAPFRGAPGLGVRRTALHTALHGRALELGVRIVPGKVASVRQHHDRVEAGGLTARWLVAADGLHSPLRRELGLDGPVTAVRRYGQRRHYRIDPWTEFVEVHWSRHGEAYVTPLGDGSVGVAVLSRERLPYESQLAAFPRLAAALRGRESGPVRGAGPLRQRARARRAGRVLLVGDAAGYVDALTGEGVALAVATAGAAVDCLAAGRPQSYPARWQHVTLRHRVLTAGLLAVARHPATARLIVPAAHRAPGVFGAAVHALQ from the coding sequence ATGATCGATCTGCTGGTCGCGGGCGGCGGCCCCGCCGGTCTCGCGGCAGCGATCCGGGCGGCCGGGCTGGGCATGGAGACGGTCGTCGTCGAACCCCGCACCGCCCCGATCGACAAGGCGTGCGGCGAGGGCATCATGCCGAGCGGGGTGGCGGCGCTGCGGTCACTCGGCGTGGCCCTGTCCGGGCATCCGCTGCACGGCATCCGGTACGTGGAGGGGCCCCGCAGCGCGGTGGCGCCGTTCCGCGGCGCGCCGGGACTCGGGGTGCGCCGGACCGCACTGCACACCGCGCTGCACGGCCGCGCGCTGGAACTCGGCGTACGGATCGTCCCCGGCAAGGTCGCCTCCGTCCGCCAGCACCACGACCGGGTCGAGGCCGGCGGACTGACGGCCCGCTGGCTCGTCGCCGCCGACGGCCTGCACTCTCCGCTCCGCCGGGAACTGGGGCTCGACGGGCCCGTGACGGCCGTGCGCCGGTACGGGCAGCGGCGCCACTACCGCATCGACCCGTGGACCGAGTTCGTGGAGGTCCACTGGTCCCGGCACGGCGAGGCGTACGTGACCCCGCTCGGCGACGGCTCGGTGGGCGTGGCCGTGCTCAGCCGCGAGCGCCTTCCGTACGAGAGCCAGCTCGCCGCGTTCCCCCGGCTGGCCGCCGCGCTGCGCGGCCGGGAGTCCGGTCCCGTGCGGGGCGCCGGGCCGCTGCGGCAGCGGGCGCGGGCGCGGCGGGCCGGACGGGTGCTGCTGGTCGGTGACGCGGCGGGCTATGTGGACGCCCTGACCGGCGAGGGGGTCGCCCTGGCCGTGGCGACGGCCGGGGCGGCGGTGGACTGTCTGGCCGCCGGCCGCCCGCAGTCCTATCCGGCCCGCTGGCAGCATGTGACGTTACGTCATCGGGTGCTGACCGCAGGGCTGCTGGCGGTGGCCCGGCATCCCGCCACCGCGCGCCTGATCGTGCCGGCCGCCCACCGGGCGCCGGGCGTCTTCGGCGCGGCGGTCCACGCCTTGCAGTAG
- a CDS encoding isoprenylcysteine carboxyl methyltransferase family protein, producing the protein MIWYTVLVLAVAGERLAELAVALRNTRWALARGGTESGRGHYPAMVALHTALLAGCLVEAGWADRPFVPPLGWTMVAVVVAAQALRWWCIRTLGHRWNTRVIVVPGLPLVTGGPYRLLRHPNYVAVAAEGIALPLVHGAWVTAVLFTALNAVLMAVRVRCEEAALASGPASGLPA; encoded by the coding sequence ATGATCTGGTACACCGTGCTGGTGCTGGCCGTGGCCGGTGAGCGCCTGGCCGAACTCGCCGTGGCCCTGCGCAACACCCGCTGGGCGCTGGCCAGGGGCGGCACCGAGTCGGGCCGGGGCCACTACCCCGCGATGGTCGCCCTGCACACGGCGCTGCTGGCCGGCTGCCTCGTCGAGGCGGGGTGGGCGGACCGCCCGTTCGTGCCGCCGCTCGGCTGGACCATGGTGGCGGTCGTGGTGGCCGCGCAGGCCCTGCGCTGGTGGTGCATCCGCACGCTCGGACACCGGTGGAACACCCGTGTCATCGTCGTCCCCGGCCTGCCGCTGGTGACCGGCGGACCGTACCGCCTGCTGCGGCACCCGAACTACGTGGCCGTCGCCGCCGAGGGGATCGCGCTGCCGCTCGTGCACGGCGCGTGGGTGACCGCCGTGCTCTTCACCGCGCTCAACGCGGTCCTCATGGCCGTACGCGTCCGGTGCGAGGAGGCGGCCCTCGCCTCCGGTCCCGCCTCGGGCCTGCCGGCATGA
- a CDS encoding 3-oxoacyl-[acyl-carrier-protein] synthase III C-terminal domain-containing protein: MTRIAAVHGTLAPYRHTQREITDMVARTCLPPGADRRVLDRLHQNARVRARNMVLPLERYAELDGFGDANDVFIGAAVDLGAEAVRGALRAAGLRPTDVDLLMFTSVTGVAAPSVDARLVGRLGLRPDVKRLPVFGLGCVAGAAGVARLHDYLLGRPDDVAVLLSVELCSLTFQRDDVTPANLVATALFGDGAAAVVAVGEGRAAAGGPEVIATRSRMYPDTEHVMGWDIRGSGFKVVLDPGVPDVVRRYLADDVRGFLDKHGLKPKDVAHWVCHPGGPKVLEAVSDVLSLPDGALDVTWDSLAEVGNLSSSSVLHVLRDTLAHRRPEPGSPGLMMAMGPGFCCELVLLRW; the protein is encoded by the coding sequence ATGACCCGGATCGCAGCCGTTCACGGCACCCTGGCCCCGTACCGCCACACCCAGCGCGAGATCACCGACATGGTGGCCCGCACCTGTCTGCCGCCGGGGGCCGACCGGCGGGTCCTGGACCGGCTGCACCAGAACGCCCGGGTGCGCGCCCGCAACATGGTGCTGCCGCTGGAGCGCTATGCCGAGCTGGACGGTTTCGGGGACGCCAACGACGTGTTCATCGGCGCGGCCGTGGACCTGGGCGCGGAGGCGGTGCGCGGAGCGCTGCGGGCAGCCGGGCTGCGGCCCACCGATGTGGACCTGCTGATGTTCACCTCCGTCACGGGGGTGGCGGCGCCCTCCGTGGACGCCCGGCTGGTCGGGCGGCTCGGGCTGCGGCCCGATGTGAAGCGGCTGCCGGTCTTCGGGCTCGGCTGTGTCGCCGGGGCGGCCGGGGTGGCGCGGCTGCACGACTATCTGCTGGGCCGGCCGGACGACGTGGCGGTGCTGCTCTCGGTGGAGCTGTGCTCGCTGACCTTCCAGCGGGACGACGTCACACCGGCCAACCTGGTGGCGACCGCGCTGTTCGGCGACGGGGCCGCCGCCGTGGTGGCGGTGGGCGAGGGCCGGGCGGCCGCCGGAGGTCCGGAGGTGATCGCCACGCGCAGCCGCATGTATCCGGACACCGAGCATGTGATGGGCTGGGACATCCGGGGCTCGGGCTTCAAGGTGGTGCTCGACCCCGGCGTCCCGGACGTGGTGCGGCGCTATCTCGCCGACGACGTACGCGGGTTCCTCGACAAGCACGGGCTCAAGCCGAAGGACGTCGCGCACTGGGTGTGCCACCCGGGCGGCCCCAAGGTCCTGGAGGCCGTCTCGGACGTCCTCTCCCTGCCCGACGGGGCGCTCGACGTCACCTGGGACTCACTGGCCGAGGTGGGGAACCTCTCCTCCTCCTCGGTGCTCCACGTCCTGCGGGACACCCTGGCGCACCGGCGGCCCGAGCCGGGCTCGCCGGGTCTGATGATGGCGATGGGCCCCGGATTCTGCTGCGAACTGGTGCTGCTGCGCTGGTAG
- a CDS encoding UbiA family prenyltransferase — translation MGTPEPSQACAAPWPPYRTATGLARSCHPGPVVAVTATTGALGVSAGLDAFRCTLLVAAVLTGQLSVGWCNDAFDARRDAAAGRSGKPVADGSVGRRAVWTAAFTAALLCVPLSLACGPAAGAVHLTAVAAAWAYDLGVKATVLSWLPYVIGFGSLPAVAALTLPGSPWPAWWVVAAGALLGLGAHLGDVLPDIDDDLRAGVNGLPQRLGATATALLLPLPLVAASAFLSLAPPGPPGIWGTTTLAAAAPTALAGLLLTRHHRKAPLAAAAAVAAADVALLLVRGVAPV, via the coding sequence ATGGGCACTCCGGAGCCGTCACAGGCCTGCGCGGCTCCCTGGCCGCCGTACCGCACCGCGACGGGCCTGGCCCGCTCCTGCCACCCGGGGCCGGTGGTCGCGGTGACCGCCACCACCGGCGCGCTCGGTGTGAGCGCCGGCCTCGACGCGTTCCGGTGCACCCTCCTGGTCGCGGCCGTGCTCACCGGCCAGCTCTCGGTGGGCTGGTGCAACGACGCGTTCGACGCCCGGCGGGACGCGGCGGCGGGCCGCAGCGGCAAACCGGTGGCCGACGGGTCGGTGGGCCGGCGGGCGGTGTGGACGGCGGCGTTCACGGCCGCCCTGCTGTGCGTGCCGCTGTCCCTGGCCTGCGGTCCGGCGGCCGGGGCGGTGCATCTGACGGCGGTGGCGGCGGCCTGGGCGTACGACCTGGGCGTGAAGGCGACGGTGCTGTCCTGGCTGCCGTACGTGATCGGCTTCGGCAGCCTGCCCGCCGTGGCCGCGCTGACGCTCCCCGGCAGCCCGTGGCCCGCCTGGTGGGTGGTGGCCGCCGGCGCGCTGCTGGGCCTGGGGGCCCACCTGGGCGACGTGCTCCCCGACATCGACGACGACCTGCGCGCCGGGGTGAACGGACTGCCGCAACGGCTGGGCGCCACCGCCACCGCACTGCTGCTGCCCCTGCCCCTGGTAGCGGCCTCGGCCTTCCTGTCCCTCGCCCCACCCGGCCCACCCGGCATCTGGGGCACGACCACCCTCGCGGCAGCGGCCCCGACGGCCCTGGCAGGACTCCTGCTGACCCGCCACCACCGCAAGGCCCCCCTCGCGGCAGCAGCCGCCGTGGCGGCGGCGGACGTCGCCCTCCTGCTGGTACGGGGGGTTGCTCCGGTGTGA